Proteins encoded within one genomic window of bacterium:
- a CDS encoding FHA domain-containing protein, translated as MPTLAILNGALEGQVFDLDKPIITLGRRADNDVAVTLDPRISRFHAQLSQRGQEWLLEDLGSANGTFVGQRKIHGPTVIRPGDRFRLGRTWLALVPEPIHTSEAEARERVQLTEEEPVDLLGTPAEESDALAPEVSTATSAPQSVVYSLGLDQPQRPTDEKYAQRWLEVMGHVSRSLASTLDLGQLLDVIIESIMAVMPADAGFVILVDRKTGELVPKAMRQRGAGDAQIAVSRHILEYALAERAALMTADAMSDARFENLDSVQDLRLRSTICAPLFHGEEALGAIFLEARSATGAFTEQDVEMLRSIAAQAATAIENARLYTDVRQALDTVQQAQEQLLRSERLSTIGALSASIAHDMANIVTPLKPLLKLALRDQDTDPDLTESLNRQMDRLTTLLERLMSFSKSETHLGSVNVNELLQKTVTLIRSEIYHRNVELVMDLAEDVPPVLGDAAQLDRVFLNVCMNALEAMETMPEGEERALTIKTERDGEEVAISFSDTGPGISEADQERLFEPLFTTKETGTGLGLHSCKRIVEEEHRGTIEVDSMEGIGATFTVRLPATP; from the coding sequence GTGCCTACGTTAGCCATCCTCAACGGCGCACTCGAGGGGCAGGTCTTCGACCTCGACAAGCCCATCATCACGCTGGGGCGACGGGCTGACAATGATGTCGCGGTGACGCTGGACCCGCGCATCTCGCGCTTCCACGCCCAGCTCTCCCAGCGCGGGCAGGAGTGGCTGCTCGAGGACCTCGGCAGCGCCAACGGCACCTTCGTCGGCCAACGCAAGATCCACGGCCCTACCGTGATCCGCCCCGGCGACCGCTTCCGTCTGGGCCGCACGTGGCTGGCCCTGGTGCCCGAGCCGATTCACACGTCCGAGGCCGAGGCCCGCGAGCGCGTACAGCTCACCGAGGAGGAGCCCGTGGACCTGCTCGGCACGCCGGCCGAGGAGAGCGACGCCCTGGCGCCCGAGGTCTCCACGGCCACCTCCGCGCCGCAGTCGGTCGTCTATTCGCTGGGCCTCGACCAGCCGCAGAGGCCCACCGACGAGAAGTACGCTCAGCGCTGGTTGGAGGTCATGGGCCATGTCAGCCGCAGCCTGGCCTCGACCCTGGACCTGGGGCAACTGCTGGATGTCATCATCGAGAGCATCATGGCGGTCATGCCCGCCGATGCCGGCTTCGTGATCCTCGTGGATCGCAAGACCGGGGAACTCGTGCCCAAGGCCATGCGGCAACGGGGCGCCGGGGACGCGCAGATCGCCGTCTCGCGCCACATCCTGGAGTATGCCCTCGCGGAGCGCGCGGCTCTGATGACCGCCGACGCCATGAGCGATGCGCGCTTCGAGAACCTCGACAGCGTCCAGGACCTGCGCCTGCGCTCGACGATCTGCGCCCCGCTCTTCCACGGCGAGGAGGCGCTCGGCGCGATCTTCCTCGAGGCTCGCTCGGCCACCGGCGCCTTCACCGAGCAGGACGTGGAGATGCTCCGGTCCATCGCGGCCCAGGCCGCCACGGCCATCGAGAACGCCCGCCTGTATACCGACGTGCGCCAGGCGCTCGATACGGTGCAGCAGGCCCAGGAGCAACTGCTCCGCAGCGAGCGCCTCTCGACCATCGGGGCGCTGTCGGCCAGCATCGCCCACGACATGGCCAACATCGTCACCCCGCTCAAGCCGCTGCTGAAGCTGGCCCTGCGCGACCAGGACACCGACCCCGACCTCACCGAATCCCTCAACCGCCAGATGGACCGCCTCACGACCCTCCTGGAACGCCTCATGTCCTTCTCCAAGAGCGAGACCCACCTGGGGTCGGTCAACGTCAACGAGCTGCTGCAGAAGACCGTCACGCTCATCCGCAGCGAGATCTACCACCGCAACGTGGAGCTGGTCATGGACCTGGCGGAGGATGTGCCACCGGTCCTGGGCGACGCCGCCCAGCTCGACCGGGTCTTCCTCAACGTGTGCATGAACGCGCTGGAGGCCATGGAGACGATGCCGGAAGGGGAGGAGCGCGCGCTCACGATCAAGACCGAGCGCGACGGCGAGGAGGTGGCGATCAGCTTCAGCGACACCGGCCCGGGGATCTCCGAGGCCGATCAGGAGCGGCTGTTCGAGCCGCTATTCACGACCAAGGAGACGGGCACGGGCCTGGGCTTGCACTCCTGCAAGCGTATCGTGGAGGAGGAGCACCGGGGCACGATCGAGGTGGACTCGATGGAAGGCATCGGCGCCACCTTCACGGTCCGTCTGCCGGCCACGCCGTAG
- a CDS encoding helix-turn-helix domain-containing protein has protein sequence MKSKACRDAIVLTDGERAALEDLALQHLGHSAGARRACIILLSADGRSVTDICNMLGCTRQTVVSWRRRFQRARVEGLHRARSARRLGSCGSVPIQP, from the coding sequence GTGAAGTCGAAGGCATGTCGTGACGCAATTGTCTTGACGGATGGGGAACGCGCGGCGCTGGAGGATCTGGCGCTGCAGCACCTCGGCCATTCCGCCGGAGCCCGGCGGGCCTGTATCATCCTGCTGAGCGCGGACGGCCGCAGCGTGACCGACATCTGCAACATGCTCGGCTGCACGCGCCAGACGGTCGTCTCCTGGCGTCGCCGCTTCCAGCGGGCGCGCGTCGAGGGCCTGCACCGGGCCCGGTCGGCGCGCCGCCTCGGCTCCTGCGGTTCGGTGCCGATACAGCCCTGA